Within the uncultured Draconibacterium sp. genome, the region CCACAAAGGAAAACGGAAGTATGAATATTTACGCTTGTACCTCATCGATAAGCCCCGTTCATCCGAAGAAAGGAGTTTCAACAAAAAGACATTACAGCTAGGCGAAAGCATCCGGGCAAAAAGACAACTGGAATTACAAAACGGTATTTATGGTTTTGAGGATTCGGAAAAGATTAATTCATTATTCCTAACCTATTTTGAATTACTAGCAGAAAAACGGAGAGATTCAGACGGTAATTATGGGAACTGGCTGAGTACATTAAAACATTTACGCAATTGGGAAAAGTCAAATATCCGCTTTGCAGACATCGACCGGGAATGGTTGGAAGATTTGAAGTACTACCTTGTATACGATGCAAAGACCAAGCAAGGCAGAAATCTTTCTAAAAATTCCTGTGTATCTTATTTCAACAAGGTAAGAGCGGCATTAAAGGAAGCGGTTAAAGATGGCATTATTCTGCGTAATCCCGCAGAAGGTATTGACGGAATAAAAGAAGCAGAAACAAAACGGGAGTTTTTAACGCTCGAAGAATTGAAAAGTGCAGTTAAAGCCCATTGTGAAATACCTATCGTTAAAAACGCCTTTGTATTTAGTGCGCTTACCGGGCTTCGTTTCTCTGATATTGAAAAACTCACCTGGTCTGAAATCCAACATTCCGATGAAAACGGTTATTACATCCGATTTAAACAGAAGAAAACCAAAGGACAAGAAACCTTACCCATTGCTGATGATGCGCTAAACTTTATGGGCGAACGAAAAGAAGGCAACGAAAAAGTATTTCAGGATTTAACATACAGCGATTACAATAATGCTAAAATCAGAGAATGGATGATTCGTGCCGGAGTTGAAAAGCACATCACTTTTCACTGCGCAAGGCATACATACGCAACCCTACAATTAACTTTGGGTACTGACATTTACACTGTTTCCAAACTCTTGGGACACAAAAGCCTGAAAACAACAGAAGTGTATGCAAAGATTATCGACCAGAAGAAAAAAGAAGCTGCCAACCGTATAAAACTTGACCTATGAGCCACAACTTAGAACTTTTCAACGACATACTTTTTCTGAATCACCGTCCTTGGAAATTCGGGAACCAATCAGACTTAAAATTCAAGCAGTTATTACTTGAAGTCAAAAAGGAATACTACACCCATCAACCAAACTATGAGGTTGATTTCGTCAAACCTCTTTCGGGTATTCGCAAATACTACCATGCAATAATAGAATACGAAGCCATTGCCTACTTAAACGATTTGCATTCGGAAATAAAGGCAGCATTAAGCGACAATGAGAAATCATATCTTGTACATGTTGCTCTTACCAAATTGATTTCCCAAAAGCTCAAAGAAACAGCACAGGTAATCCAGGAAAGAGATTACACGCCGGAGCAATTCGATTTAAAACTCCAAAGCAAAAAAGTAAATACCAATATTGCCAACGAATCCTATGTCTTACATTTATTAAAACACCACCTGGTAAGACTGGTGATGGAAATACAAGATTCCTATCAGGAGTATTTGAAAGAAGATGTTTTGACAGCTGATGAAATCTATTATACCTATTTTAATGAAGCTGCGCCCGAAAGACCATACATTATCGAATGTGAGGATATTCCTGTACCAATTAAAAAGCCCGCAGCAAAAACTAAACCTGAATTTAAACCAATTTATCAGGACATAAAACCAATCATAAAATCAAAGGCTGATTACGAAATTATTTTTAAACCAGAGCTATTTGGAGCTGTTGAGTATAAGCTTTATGAATACGGAATTATTGATATTGAATACTATTTCATCAAAAGTAAAAAACGATCAAACCATACCCTCCTTGCCGCAGTCTACCGTGTTTTAATTGACAATAATTATTTCAGAAGAAACATAATTGGAACAAATGGGAAATACACCGACCTTGACATCCGTAAATATCTGGATGAAAGATATTCAACGGATATTTCACAACAATTTAGGAGACTTACTCAAGAGCAAATCGAAGAATCAAAAATTAAATTACCCTGGTTAGATAATATTAGACGTATTTCTTAATATGGTATTAAGTGCCAATTATACCACTTTGCACTTTTAGATAATACCATCCATTTTACTAATAAGCTAATTACCAATTAGTTTAAATGGTATTAACATACATCATCAATACTACCTTTCCATTCGCTATAAATTCGCTATGTCTTTGAAAATCAAAGATGACTTTAGCGCTGAAGTCCATTTTTAGAATGTAAAATTCATAGTAAGATGGACGAAATTATTAAACGTCTGGAGAGACTGGAAAGGCTTATTGAAAGCCAAAGTATTAACACAAAAGATGTGCTGAATTTTAATGAGGCATGTCATTATTTGGAGCTATCACAATCGCATTTGTACAAGCTAACAAGTAGCGGAGCTATACCTCACTACAAACCCAATGGTAAGAAGATTTATTTCAACCGCCCTGAGTTAGACACTTGGTTGCTTCGCAACCGCAGTACATCAAAAGATGAAATCGAACAGCAAGCTGCCGATTATCTGGTAAAAAATGGGAGGGTTAAGCTATGATGGAAGTGATGCAAATGCTTTTGGAATTATCCTCAGCAATAAAAGAAATCAAAGCGCAATTGCTGGTGATGAAACAAACCAGAACCGAAGCGTTCAAACAATCGTGGATTGACGGACAGGATGTAATGCTTGCACTGAAAGTAAGCAAGCGCACATTGCAAACCATGCGGGATACGGGGATTCTCCCCTATTCCCGTATCAATGGCAAATTCTATTATAAAGTTGAAGACCTCGAAAAACTCCTGGAAAGCAACTATTCCCGAAACTTTAAAAGTGGCAGCCATGATTAAGGAGAAGGATATTTTAGATAAAACGCATTACGGACTAAATATCTACTCGCACATTCTGCGCGAGTATTACCCCGATGAGACTGTTGTCAGGCTATCGGGTAAAGAGTGCGCCCCTGCCAAAAATCCATTTAATGAGAATAAGCTTACGCTTAAACTCATTAATGTGGATTGGGTATTTATGTACAGCGATTTAGAGCAAGACGATTTTAAAGGAAGCCCTTTTGATTTTGCCGAATTACACTACAAGCTGACTGGCGTTGAATTACTGGAAAAGCTCAACAAACAACTACATCTTCGCATTGGTATAAAACATCATTTTTACAGTAATCGCACTTTGCCTGAATCAGCACCAAAAGAGGAAAGTAAACCTTCGGTTCACATTCCAAAACTCAGCTATTTTAAAGCACCTGTAAGCAATATTTACCCTAAGAAAACCCTAAGTTTAATAGAGGTGTATGAGTTGATTAAATCAACTCCCTACACCTCCATTACAGAACAACTAAGGGCTATTGAGGCAAAAGACGAAGCACGAAAATTCAAAGCTTCAAAGTTTGACTATGCAACCTTTTCAGGAACGTTTGAAAAGCGAAACGATAAAGCTTTAATAAGTCACTCAGGCTTATTAACCATTGATTTTGACCACATCACAAACCTTCGGCAATTGAAAAATCAATTACTGAATGATGAATACTTTGAAACGGAATTACTCTTTGTGTCACCATCTGGCGATGGCTTAAAATGGATTATTCCCATTGACAT harbors:
- a CDS encoding helix-turn-helix domain-containing protein; translated protein: MKQTRTEAFKQSWIDGQDVMLALKVSKRTLQTMRDTGILPYSRINGKFYYKVEDLEKLLESNYSRNFKSGSHD
- a CDS encoding BT4734/BF3469 family protein → MIKEKDILDKTHYGLNIYSHILREYYPDETVVRLSGKECAPAKNPFNENKLTLKLINVDWVFMYSDLEQDDFKGSPFDFAELHYKLTGVELLEKLNKQLHLRIGIKHHFYSNRTLPESAPKEESKPSVHIPKLSYFKAPVSNIYPKKTLSLIEVYELIKSTPYTSITEQLRAIEAKDEARKFKASKFDYATFSGTFEKRNDKALISHSGLLTIDFDHITNLRQLKNQLLNDEYFETELLFVSPSGDGLKWIIPIDITESTHQNFFNAIANYIKEVYQLEVDKSGKDVSRACFLPFDPEVFINPKYLQQ
- a CDS encoding site-specific integrase, which encodes MKVTLRQRNKNGKISLYLDYYHKGKRKYEYLRLYLIDKPRSSEERSFNKKTLQLGESIRAKRQLELQNGIYGFEDSEKINSLFLTYFELLAEKRRDSDGNYGNWLSTLKHLRNWEKSNIRFADIDREWLEDLKYYLVYDAKTKQGRNLSKNSCVSYFNKVRAALKEAVKDGIILRNPAEGIDGIKEAETKREFLTLEELKSAVKAHCEIPIVKNAFVFSALTGLRFSDIEKLTWSEIQHSDENGYYIRFKQKKTKGQETLPIADDALNFMGERKEGNEKVFQDLTYSDYNNAKIREWMIRAGVEKHITFHCARHTYATLQLTLGTDIYTVSKLLGHKSLKTTEVYAKIIDQKKKEAANRIKLDL
- a CDS encoding DUF6617 family protein, with translation MSHNLELFNDILFLNHRPWKFGNQSDLKFKQLLLEVKKEYYTHQPNYEVDFVKPLSGIRKYYHAIIEYEAIAYLNDLHSEIKAALSDNEKSYLVHVALTKLISQKLKETAQVIQERDYTPEQFDLKLQSKKVNTNIANESYVLHLLKHHLVRLVMEIQDSYQEYLKEDVLTADEIYYTYFNEAAPERPYIIECEDIPVPIKKPAAKTKPEFKPIYQDIKPIIKSKADYEIIFKPELFGAVEYKLYEYGIIDIEYYFIKSKKRSNHTLLAAVYRVLIDNNYFRRNIIGTNGKYTDLDIRKYLDERYSTDISQQFRRLTQEQIEESKIKLPWLDNIRRIS
- a CDS encoding helix-turn-helix domain-containing protein; translation: MDEIIKRLERLERLIESQSINTKDVLNFNEACHYLELSQSHLYKLTSSGAIPHYKPNGKKIYFNRPELDTWLLRNRSTSKDEIEQQAADYLVKNGRVKL